CGCAACGGATCACCCGCTAGAGGTACATACGTTTTTCCATGGAGTAGGCTTCACCGTTATCCATCCAGCGGAACTTGAATATCCACTGTCCGGGATCGAGTCCGCTGACGGAGATATGCTGTTTGCCCTCGCTGTTGAGTTCGAGGGGAAGCACGAGATCTCCCCGTGCGCTGGAAATGCGGAAAAAGGTCACGGTGCCGGTGATGCCGTTGTAGTCGTCCCGCTCGGGGAAGGAAATGCTGCAGCTCTTCGCCTCCCGGTCGAGCACGACAGCAGGTTTGAGGTCAAGCTGCTGTGTGCGCTGGCGTGCGTCGATTTCATCCTGATATGCGAGGTCCTTCTCATAATAATTCTCTGTAACCAGGGAATATTCCTGGTTGGAGATGAAGAGGACCACGGAAACGGTGGCAATGAGAAACACCACGATAACGATGGTGATGCCTACCGCCCAGGGCTGCCGCTTTGTTTTCTGTTCTTTCGTCTGCTGATCACTCATTTAGCGGGCCCCATGAAACCTGTTTCTACTTCTTCCAGCAGCCGGCCATTCGAGTACACGCCGATTGTGATCGGGGTTTTCACTCCGTCGAGATGGTCACGGGAGAGGTCGACGAAGAAGGCCGTTTCCGTCAGTCCGGTCGGTGGAGCGACGACCTCCTTCGTCCCGACGAT
The genomic region above belongs to bacterium and contains:
- a CDS encoding FixH family protein — translated: MSDQQTKEQKTKRQPWAVGITIVIVVFLIATVSVVLFISNQEYSLVTENYYEKDLAYQDEIDARQRTQQLDLKPAVVLDREAKSCSISFPERDDYNGITGTVTFFRISSARGDLVLPLELNSEGKQHISVSGLDPGQWIFKFRWMDNGEAYSMEKRMYL